A single genomic interval of Shewanella halotolerans harbors:
- a CDS encoding exonuclease domain-containing protein, producing the protein MAKNAGLKAYQQALMPVIDKPLSEVDLLAIDLEMTGLNASFDQILSIGVVPIRQGQLILSEAQHKLVQIEGSVGQSATIHGILDTHLDTALTPEQAMAWFLSVSEGKMLVAHHAPLDLAFLQSGLQACLGEKPRLLAIDTLLLEKQRLLRQQEHLQEGSLRLGRSRARYGLPVYAAHNALIDALACGELLLAQVAAMGGATKVKIAELLP; encoded by the coding sequence ATGGCAAAAAATGCCGGGCTCAAGGCCTATCAGCAGGCGCTGATGCCGGTTATCGACAAGCCATTGTCTGAGGTGGATCTGCTTGCAATAGATCTCGAGATGACAGGGCTCAATGCCAGCTTCGATCAGATCTTGAGTATCGGCGTGGTGCCTATCCGCCAGGGGCAACTTATTCTCAGCGAGGCGCAGCATAAGCTGGTGCAGATAGAGGGCAGTGTCGGCCAGAGCGCCACCATACACGGTATCTTAGATACCCATCTGGATACGGCCTTGACCCCTGAGCAGGCGATGGCCTGGTTTTTATCCGTGAGTGAGGGCAAGATGTTGGTGGCCCACCATGCGCCGCTGGATCTCGCCTTCTTACAATCTGGGCTGCAGGCCTGTTTGGGAGAGAAGCCGCGCCTGCTCGCCATAGATACCCTGTTGCTCGAGAAGCAGCGCCTGCTGAGACAACAGGAACATCTGCAAGAGGGCAGTCTTCGCCTGGGGCGCAGCCGCGCCCGATATGGTCTGCCCGTGTATGCCGCTCATAACGCGCTCATCGACGCGCTGGCCTGCGGCGAGTTGCTGCTGGCGCAGGTGGCGGCCATGGGCGGCGCAACTAAGGTAAAGATCGCCGAGCTGCTGCCTTAA
- a CDS encoding lecithin retinol acyltransferase family protein, with translation MALPLLWLGGAALGAAFIADAKQKQRQLTLDRRLGRAPKAPEGKRVSPLAPSVLHLGEVKVTPPPGAMVCCFVFGVIEHTGIWLGDDTLVELHGSGLIRPVSSKRFLAGRTGSRIFVACDHQHRPLIGESVLERAQQAIYQYRDYDLFDNNCHRFVWNCLTGEELSISSFDKFNRLLAGHFAQAIYWDEAAIAN, from the coding sequence ATGGCGCTTCCTTTACTCTGGCTCGGTGGGGCCGCCCTGGGGGCCGCCTTTATCGCCGACGCCAAGCAGAAACAACGACAGTTGACCTTAGACAGGCGGTTGGGGCGTGCGCCTAAGGCGCCAGAGGGTAAGCGGGTGAGCCCACTCGCCCCCAGTGTGTTGCATCTCGGCGAGGTCAAGGTCACGCCGCCCCCCGGCGCTATGGTGTGCTGTTTCGTCTTCGGGGTGATAGAGCATACAGGTATCTGGCTTGGAGACGATACCTTAGTAGAGCTGCATGGCAGCGGCCTGATCCGGCCTGTGTCATCTAAGCGTTTCTTGGCGGGGCGCACCGGTAGCCGTATCTTCGTCGCCTGTGACCATCAACATAGACCCTTAATTGGTGAATCTGTGCTGGAGAGGGCGCAGCAGGCCATCTATCAGTATCGCGACTATGATCTCTTCGACAACAACTGTCATCGCTTCGTCTGGAATTGTCTTACTGGCGAGGAGCTGAGTATCTCGAGTTTCGATAAGTTTAATCGTCTGCTGGCCGGCCACTTCGCCCAGGCGATCTATTGGGATGAGGCGGCGATAGCTAACTAA
- a CDS encoding ketoacyl-ACP synthase III, with protein sequence MQYATITGWGKCVPPATLTNHDLATFIDTSDEWIKPRTGISQRHISHVNTSELATVAAQRALAAAGVKGEEIDLIILATASPDTLIPNIASTVQANIGASCGAFDINAACSGFLYGLGLASSQIKSGQSKKVLVIGAERLSFYLDWSRRETAVLFGDGAGAVVVEATDQPGGVLGYELNNDPAGRDILKAGFGTAMDRFNAASLDFYIEFNGQEIFKRAIAGMGKLSNTVLEKCGVDKDEVDLVIPHQANERIIDTLINRMKIPKEKAVVNIANYGNTSAATIPIAICDALEKGLIKPNQTILSCAFGAGLTSAAVLFKWGDRVTPISESDAELPPCDQTGIELVKRAVNYFCGE encoded by the coding sequence ATGCAGTACGCCACCATTACCGGCTGGGGAAAATGTGTTCCCCCCGCAACGCTTACCAACCATGATCTTGCCACTTTTATCGACACTTCCGATGAATGGATTAAGCCGCGTACTGGGATCAGTCAGCGACACATCAGTCATGTCAACACCTCTGAGCTGGCGACCGTTGCCGCCCAGCGCGCCCTGGCCGCAGCCGGTGTTAAGGGCGAAGAGATAGATCTTATCATACTGGCGACCGCCAGCCCTGATACGCTGATTCCAAACATAGCATCAACCGTACAAGCCAACATTGGCGCCAGCTGCGGTGCGTTCGATATCAACGCCGCCTGTAGTGGTTTCCTCTACGGCTTAGGTCTGGCTAGCTCACAGATCAAGAGTGGTCAGTCGAAGAAAGTCTTGGTGATCGGCGCCGAGCGTCTCTCCTTCTACCTCGACTGGTCTCGCCGCGAAACTGCGGTCCTCTTCGGTGACGGTGCAGGCGCCGTGGTCGTCGAAGCCACAGATCAGCCTGGCGGCGTATTGGGCTATGAGCTCAACAACGACCCAGCCGGTCGCGATATCCTCAAGGCTGGCTTTGGTACCGCCATGGACAGATTCAACGCCGCTTCACTGGATTTCTACATCGAATTCAACGGTCAGGAGATCTTCAAGCGCGCCATCGCCGGTATGGGCAAGCTCAGCAACACAGTGCTGGAAAAATGTGGCGTCGACAAAGACGAAGTGGATCTGGTGATCCCGCATCAGGCGAACGAGCGCATTATCGATACCCTGATCAACCGCATGAAGATCCCGAAAGAGAAGGCAGTGGTAAACATCGCCAACTACGGCAACACCTCGGCGGCCACTATCCCTATCGCCATCTGTGATGCGCTGGAGAAGGGTCTAATCAAGCCAAATCAAACCATCTTGTCTTGCGCCTTCGGTGCCGGCCTGACCTCGGCCGCAGTGCTGTTCAAATGGGGCGATCGCGTGACGCCGATCAGCGAATCAGATGCCGAGCTACCGCCATGCGATCAGACGGGTATCGAGCTGGTCAAGCGCGCCGTGAACTACTTCTGCGGCGAATAA
- a CDS encoding GntR family transcriptional regulator → MSRTTPIVHKTRTQVVVEVLREKILSGEIAAGEPLRQSALAEALNVSRIPVREALLQLEAEGLVKFEAHKGATATELSVDQVTELFELRALIETDLLAKAIPNLDDEMLAQAQGYLDELEAAFQQEDAVSSWSELNTKFHTCLYKAAGRPHTMDVVHGLNTNCDRYIRLQLLLAGGIPRAAQDHRDLLTYCRNQEIDKAVTLLRDHILHAANAIRELVAQQVS, encoded by the coding sequence ATGAGCCGAACAACTCCAATCGTTCATAAAACGCGCACCCAGGTCGTGGTGGAAGTCTTAAGAGAGAAAATCCTTTCAGGCGAAATTGCCGCCGGCGAACCATTACGCCAGAGCGCCTTAGCCGAGGCACTGAACGTCAGTCGCATCCCGGTCAGAGAAGCCCTGCTGCAACTCGAAGCCGAAGGACTCGTAAAGTTTGAAGCCCATAAGGGCGCTACTGCCACCGAATTGTCGGTCGATCAGGTTACCGAGCTGTTTGAGCTAAGGGCCCTTATCGAAACCGATCTGCTTGCCAAGGCGATCCCGAATCTCGATGATGAGATGCTGGCTCAGGCCCAGGGTTACCTGGATGAACTGGAGGCGGCTTTCCAACAGGAAGATGCCGTGAGCAGCTGGAGCGAACTCAATACCAAGTTCCACACCTGCCTGTATAAGGCGGCCGGTCGTCCTCACACCATGGATGTGGTACACGGTCTAAATACCAACTGTGATCGCTACATACGTCTACAGCTTCTGCTGGCAGGCGGCATCCCCAGAGCGGCGCAAGACCACAGAGACTTGCTCACCTACTGTCGTAACCAAGAGATTGACAAGGCAGTAACGCTTCTGAGAGACCATATATTACATGCAGCCAATGCCATACGTGAGCTGGTTGCCCAACAGGTGAGCTAA
- a CDS encoding aldehyde dehydrogenase (NADP(+)) — MTLSITNRLTGQHYINGEWQGEACAFQSFNPVANAQIDWHFACADDEQLALATKAAEQAFNSYRNKSDSERAAFLSAIAEHIEADKEAIIEAAHLETGLPLARLQGETGRTCGQLRLFAQNLVNPIEQSIADMAQPERQPLPKPDTRLGKVALGPVAVFGASNFPLAFSTAGGDTASALAAGCPVIVKGHPAHPATSELVTQAIEKAIQACDMPAGVFSLLQGHTPDLSTGLVEAPEIKAVGFTGSLKVGRILADRCAARPEPIPFYGELGSTNPQFLLPGILAEQAETLAETQVQSMMMGHGQFCTSPGVIVAIKGEALTRYCDRLSQTLAEQAASAMLTPGIATTYQQQTETLLAHPQLTLLAQGKAAEASHHTRPAAVKVDAAGYLADSALQQEVFGPFAIVVECRDGAQMQAVAEHLEGQLTATLHGNEGDWAHAHSLVDAIGQRVGRLIFNQMPTGVEVCHSMNHGGPYPASTDSRSTSVGSMAIHRWTRPICYQNMPTALLPEALRDGQSLLKHF; from the coding sequence ATGACATTAAGCATCACCAACAGATTAACCGGCCAGCATTACATCAATGGCGAGTGGCAGGGCGAAGCCTGTGCCTTTCAAAGCTTTAACCCCGTCGCTAATGCTCAGATTGATTGGCACTTTGCCTGCGCGGACGATGAGCAGCTCGCCCTGGCCACCAAGGCGGCTGAGCAGGCCTTTAACAGCTATCGCAACAAGAGCGACAGTGAGCGCGCCGCCTTTCTAAGCGCCATTGCCGAGCATATCGAGGCCGACAAAGAGGCGATAATAGAAGCCGCCCACCTCGAAACCGGCCTGCCTCTGGCCAGATTACAGGGCGAAACTGGGCGCACCTGTGGTCAGCTGCGCCTGTTTGCCCAAAATCTTGTTAACCCAATAGAGCAATCGATTGCAGACATGGCTCAACCAGAGCGTCAGCCGCTGCCAAAGCCAGATACCCGCCTAGGCAAGGTTGCCTTAGGGCCTGTGGCCGTCTTCGGTGCCTCTAACTTCCCGCTGGCATTTTCCACCGCGGGGGGCGACACCGCATCGGCGCTCGCCGCAGGTTGCCCCGTTATCGTCAAGGGCCACCCGGCGCATCCGGCCACCAGTGAGCTGGTCACCCAGGCCATAGAAAAGGCGATCCAGGCATGCGACATGCCAGCCGGCGTATTTAGTCTGCTGCAGGGACATACCCCGGACCTCTCGACGGGCTTGGTCGAGGCGCCAGAGATCAAGGCGGTGGGCTTCACAGGTTCGCTAAAGGTGGGTCGCATCCTGGCCGATCGCTGCGCGGCGCGCCCCGAACCAATCCCCTTCTATGGCGAACTTGGCTCTACCAATCCACAATTCCTACTGCCAGGGATACTCGCCGAGCAGGCAGAGACGCTGGCCGAAACTCAGGTGCAGTCTATGATGATGGGCCACGGTCAGTTCTGTACCAGCCCTGGGGTGATTGTCGCCATCAAGGGTGAGGCGCTGACCCGCTACTGCGATAGACTCAGCCAGACCCTGGCCGAGCAAGCCGCCAGCGCCATGCTCACCCCAGGCATCGCTACCACCTATCAGCAGCAAACCGAGACCCTGCTGGCACATCCGCAGCTAACGCTACTGGCCCAGGGCAAGGCAGCCGAGGCCAGCCACCATACCCGCCCGGCGGCGGTAAAGGTGGATGCGGCAGGTTATCTGGCCGACAGCGCCCTGCAACAGGAGGTCTTTGGGCCCTTCGCGATAGTGGTAGAGTGCCGGGACGGCGCGCAGATGCAGGCCGTTGCCGAGCATCTTGAGGGGCAGCTTACCGCCACGCTTCATGGCAACGAGGGCGATTGGGCTCATGCCCATAGCCTAGTGGATGCCATAGGCCAGCGAGTTGGCAGGCTTATCTTCAATCAGATGCCAACAGGCGTCGAGGTGTGTCACTCGATGAACCATGGCGGTCCCTACCCTGCCAGCACCGACAGTCGCAGCACCTCGGTGGGCAGCATGGCGATACATCGCTGGACACGGCCCATCTGCTATCAAAACATGCCAACCGCTTTGCTGCCCGAAGCATTGCGAGATGGGCAAAGTCTCCTAAAGCACTTCTAA
- a CDS encoding 4-hydroxyproline epimerase produces the protein MLKGTFFCVDAHTCGNPVRLVTSGHPDLKGRTMSEKRQDFLAQYDWIRKALMFEPRGHDMMSGAFLYPPCSDNADAAILFIETSGCLPMCGHGTIGTITAALESGLLTPKMPGQLTIDVPAGQIKVQYQQTGAKVDWVKIFNVPAYLAHKDVVLDIPGLGPLKIDVSYGGNYYAIVDPQANFPGLRHWNAGDILRWSPIVREIAHNTLSCVHPDDPTVNGVSHVLWTGDTISEGSNGANAVFYGDKAIDRSPCGTGTSARLAQLYSRGELKVGDEYTHESIIGSQFVGRIEAATKVGAFDAIMPSIKGWARITGHNAITVDDDDPYAFGFQVV, from the coding sequence ATGTTAAAAGGTACCTTCTTTTGCGTCGATGCTCATACCTGCGGCAACCCGGTCCGTTTGGTCACCAGTGGCCATCCGGACCTCAAGGGTCGCACTATGAGCGAAAAGCGCCAGGATTTCCTGGCGCAGTATGACTGGATCCGCAAGGCGCTGATGTTTGAACCCAGGGGCCACGACATGATGTCCGGCGCCTTCCTCTACCCCCCTTGCAGCGACAACGCCGATGCCGCCATCCTGTTTATCGAGACCAGCGGCTGCCTGCCCATGTGTGGCCACGGCACCATAGGCACCATCACAGCCGCGCTCGAGTCTGGCCTGTTAACCCCCAAGATGCCGGGTCAGCTCACCATAGACGTGCCCGCCGGGCAAATTAAGGTGCAGTACCAGCAAACCGGCGCCAAGGTGGATTGGGTCAAGATATTCAACGTACCCGCCTATCTGGCCCATAAAGATGTGGTGCTGGATATCCCAGGCCTTGGGCCGCTCAAGATAGATGTCTCCTACGGCGGTAACTACTACGCCATCGTCGATCCCCAGGCCAACTTCCCTGGCCTGCGCCACTGGAACGCCGGCGATATCCTGCGCTGGAGCCCGATCGTGCGCGAAATCGCCCACAACACCCTTAGCTGCGTGCACCCAGACGACCCCACGGTCAACGGCGTCTCCCACGTGCTCTGGACCGGCGACACCATCAGCGAAGGCTCCAACGGCGCTAATGCAGTGTTTTATGGCGACAAGGCGATCGACCGTTCACCCTGCGGCACAGGCACCAGCGCCCGTCTGGCTCAGCTCTATAGCCGCGGCGAGCTCAAGGTCGGCGATGAGTACACCCACGAGAGCATCATAGGCAGCCAGTTTGTCGGCCGCATCGAAGCCGCCACCAAGGTTGGCGCGTTTGACGCCATCATGCCAAGTATCAAGGGCTGGGCGCGGATCACCGGGCACAACGCCATCACGGTCGACGATGACGATCCCTATGCCTTCGGATTTCAGGTGGTCTAA
- the dapA gene encoding 4-hydroxy-tetrahydrodipicolinate synthase: MKVNWQGVFPAISTQFNDDGSINYESNARMLEDLIRDGIDGVIALGTIGENASLSPEEKREFIKHTVKTVNGRILVLSGCTENTAQQAAKYAQDVEALGVDGLMLLPAMIYRGTNREVIAHYQHVARSTKLPIMIYNNPVGYGVDINLEMTAVLAEEPNIVAIKESTTDTRRLTELQSRFGDRFNILCGVDDIALESILLGATGWISGLTNVFPRESVTLFKLARAGRIEEAREIYRWFMPLLRLDTIPTLVQCIKFAEQIVGRGSENVRLPRMTLIGDERAYVEKVMAEALATRLDLDKYNLN; encoded by the coding sequence ATGAAAGTAAACTGGCAAGGTGTATTCCCAGCAATTTCTACCCAATTTAATGACGATGGTTCGATCAACTATGAGTCGAACGCAAGAATGCTGGAAGACCTCATTCGTGACGGTATCGATGGGGTGATCGCCCTGGGTACCATAGGCGAGAACGCCTCCCTTTCTCCGGAAGAAAAACGTGAATTTATCAAGCACACGGTCAAGACGGTCAATGGCCGCATCCTGGTGCTCTCTGGCTGCACCGAAAACACGGCCCAGCAGGCGGCGAAATACGCCCAAGATGTCGAGGCGCTCGGCGTCGATGGCCTGATGTTACTGCCCGCCATGATCTACCGCGGCACAAACCGTGAGGTGATAGCCCACTATCAACACGTGGCGCGCTCGACCAAACTGCCAATCATGATCTACAACAACCCTGTGGGTTATGGCGTCGACATCAACCTGGAGATGACCGCAGTGCTGGCCGAAGAGCCAAACATAGTGGCCATCAAGGAATCGACCACAGATACCCGCCGTCTCACCGAGTTGCAGAGCCGTTTCGGCGATCGTTTCAACATCCTCTGCGGTGTCGACGATATTGCGCTGGAGAGCATTTTGCTGGGCGCCACAGGTTGGATCTCCGGCCTAACCAATGTCTTCCCAAGAGAATCTGTTACTCTGTTTAAACTGGCCCGTGCCGGCCGTATCGAAGAAGCCCGTGAGATCTACCGCTGGTTCATGCCGCTGCTACGCCTGGACACCATTCCGACCCTGGTACAGTGCATCAAGTTTGCCGAGCAGATCGTCGGCCGCGGCAGCGAAAATGTGCGCCTGCCTCGTATGACCTTGATCGGTGACGAGCGTGCCTATGTGGAAAAGGTGATGGCCGAAGCCTTGGCTACCCGCTTGGATCTCGACAAGTACAACCTCAACTAA
- a CDS encoding proline racemase family protein, with protein sequence MRLLDLSPSYLDACTRFKTLDAHTEGEPLRILLEGYPEIPGDTILAKRRYLTAHLDHYRQLLMHEPRGHADMYGAIITAPVTPGADFGVLFLHNEGYSSMCGHGILALVTVAVETDTLALGDTPREIKIDAPAGLIHAKAYRDETGELKVSFRNVPSWAEALDCRVTVDGIGEVAYDIGFGGAYYAYVDADALGLSCAPDNVAQLIDWGRRIKHAVMAQHPLAHPLEADLGFLYGTIFTSSKTSSADAHSRHVCVFADGEVDRSPTGTGVAGRIAILHARGEVALGERLKIESIVDGAMQVYALDNADFYGKAAVIPEVSGRAFITGRHEFILDPKDQFQQGFMLR encoded by the coding sequence ATGCGCCTATTAGATTTAAGTCCTAGCTATCTCGATGCCTGCACCCGATTTAAGACCCTCGACGCTCACACCGAAGGCGAGCCGTTACGGATCCTGCTGGAGGGATATCCCGAGATCCCTGGAGACACCATATTGGCCAAACGCAGATATCTCACGGCGCATCTGGACCATTATCGTCAGCTCTTGATGCATGAGCCCAGGGGCCATGCCGATATGTATGGCGCCATCATCACTGCGCCTGTCACCCCCGGTGCCGATTTCGGCGTGCTGTTTCTCCATAACGAGGGTTACAGCAGCATGTGCGGTCACGGCATCTTGGCCTTAGTAACTGTGGCAGTTGAGACGGACACCCTAGCGCTAGGCGATACGCCAAGAGAGATAAAGATAGATGCGCCGGCTGGGCTTATCCATGCCAAGGCCTATCGTGATGAGACGGGTGAACTCAAGGTGAGTTTTCGTAACGTGCCTTCTTGGGCCGAGGCGCTGGATTGTCGCGTAACCGTCGATGGCATAGGCGAGGTGGCTTACGATATCGGTTTCGGCGGTGCCTATTACGCTTATGTCGATGCCGATGCGCTGGGGTTAAGCTGCGCGCCGGATAATGTCGCCCAGCTGATCGATTGGGGACGCCGCATCAAGCATGCTGTAATGGCTCAGCATCCGTTAGCTCATCCATTAGAAGCGGATTTAGGCTTTCTCTACGGCACCATCTTTACATCGAGTAAGACCAGCTCCGCGGATGCCCACTCGCGCCATGTGTGCGTTTTTGCCGATGGCGAGGTGGATCGCTCGCCAACGGGAACAGGGGTTGCGGGTCGAATAGCTATACTTCACGCTCGAGGCGAGGTCGCACTGGGCGAGCGCCTGAAGATTGAGAGCATAGTCGATGGTGCCATGCAGGTTTACGCACTGGATAACGCCGACTTTTATGGCAAGGCGGCGGTGATCCCAGAGGTGAGCGGCCGCGCCTTTATTACCGGGCGTCATGAGTTTATCTTAGATCCTAAGGATCAGTTTCAGCAGGGATTTATGCTCAGATGA
- a CDS encoding NAD(P)/FAD-dependent oxidoreductase, giving the protein MTNQELTDQDKASQASAASTRNADITVIGAGIIGLANAIALQKAGFSVRVIDKQGVAAGASFGNAGHFATEQVFPLADPAMLPKLPGMLLDPLGPFRIQPRYFLKALPWFMRFLVNMLPAKRAHNSAAIKALNQKSIHAWQQLVSECGCSELLKLEGSLLVFEQTPFIEVERVYQSYRDAGVAVQLISGEEVRTLEPDLSPNINHGLWFTEVGHTPDPAELCHCLATQFEKLGGELVIGEVTRLANIGKGEQSVSVCVGEGVNYQSDKLLLSAGAWSKPLAQQLGFKVPLETERGYHLMMPQQSRLLRPVASFERKFIITPMSRGTCLAGTVEFGGLKAPLVEARADCLLPHAKALLPDVLASAKTSQGERWMGFRPSLPDSLPVLGASPKSDKIFFAFGHQHLGLTWAAFSAQLMAKTIKEEKTQVDITPYRIDRF; this is encoded by the coding sequence ATGACAAACCAAGAGTTAACTGACCAGGATAAAGCCTCACAGGCCAGCGCTGCCTCTACCCGAAACGCGGATATCACTGTCATAGGTGCTGGCATTATAGGGCTTGCCAATGCCATCGCCCTGCAAAAGGCAGGCTTTAGCGTGCGCGTCATCGACAAGCAAGGGGTGGCGGCGGGCGCCTCCTTTGGTAATGCGGGCCACTTCGCCACCGAGCAGGTGTTTCCCCTAGCCGACCCGGCCATGCTCCCCAAACTGCCCGGCATGTTGCTCGACCCGTTAGGGCCGTTTCGCATTCAGCCGCGCTATTTTCTCAAGGCCCTGCCTTGGTTTATGCGCTTCTTAGTCAATATGTTGCCCGCAAAACGCGCCCATAACTCGGCGGCGATCAAGGCGTTAAATCAAAAGAGTATCCATGCCTGGCAGCAGCTGGTGAGCGAGTGCGGCTGCTCTGAGCTACTCAAACTCGAGGGCAGTCTCTTGGTGTTTGAGCAGACGCCTTTTATCGAGGTCGAGCGCGTATACCAGAGCTACCGTGATGCCGGCGTGGCGGTGCAGCTAATCAGTGGTGAGGAGGTGAGGACGCTAGAGCCAGATCTCAGCCCCAATATCAATCACGGACTGTGGTTTACCGAGGTTGGCCATACGCCAGACCCGGCCGAGCTGTGCCATTGTTTAGCGACGCAGTTTGAGAAACTGGGGGGCGAGCTGGTGATCGGTGAGGTGACTCGATTGGCTAATATCGGCAAGGGCGAGCAAAGTGTCAGCGTCTGTGTGGGCGAAGGTGTTAATTATCAAAGTGACAAGTTATTGCTTAGCGCCGGCGCCTGGTCTAAGCCTTTGGCGCAGCAGCTTGGCTTTAAGGTGCCGCTGGAAACCGAGCGTGGCTATCATCTGATGATGCCACAGCAAAGTCGTCTGCTGCGGCCGGTGGCCTCATTTGAGCGCAAGTTTATTATTACCCCCATGAGCCGGGGGACCTGTTTGGCTGGTACGGTTGAATTTGGCGGCCTAAAGGCGCCGCTGGTCGAGGCTAGGGCCGACTGTCTGCTGCCCCATGCCAAGGCGCTGCTGCCAGATGTGTTAGCCAGTGCTAAAACCTCCCAGGGAGAGCGGTGGATGGGCTTTAGACCCTCGCTGCCCGACTCCTTGCCTGTGCTGGGCGCCTCACCTAAGAGTGATAAGATCTTCTTTGCCTTTGGTCACCAGCACCTGGGACTCACCTGGGCCGCCTTTAGCGCACAGCTTATGGCGAAGACCATCAAGGAGGAGAAGACTCAGGTGGATATAACCCCTTACCGTATCGACCGATTTTAG
- a CDS encoding uracil-DNA glycosylase family protein — protein sequence METLDQLLERIARCQICQPHLSYKVRPVLQAALRAKVLIVGQAPGTKAAASGLPFDDPSGDRLRDWLGVNREQFYDPSLFAIVPMGFCYPGKGRSGDLPPRAECAPAWREPLLAHLKNIQLTLVIGRYAQAYHFGKQCGGVTECVRDWRRHGSQVMPLPHPSPRNNLWLRRNPWFETELLPVLKARVTSAISLGVK from the coding sequence ATGGAAACCTTAGATCAACTACTCGAGCGTATTGCCCGCTGTCAGATCTGCCAGCCGCATCTCAGCTATAAGGTGCGGCCCGTGCTGCAGGCGGCATTGAGAGCCAAGGTGTTGATTGTCGGTCAGGCGCCGGGCACTAAGGCCGCGGCCAGCGGACTTCCTTTCGACGATCCAAGCGGTGATAGGCTCAGGGATTGGCTCGGTGTTAACCGCGAGCAGTTTTACGATCCCTCCCTTTTTGCCATCGTCCCCATGGGGTTTTGCTATCCGGGGAAGGGACGCTCAGGGGATCTGCCGCCAAGGGCCGAATGTGCGCCGGCTTGGCGAGAGCCTCTGCTGGCACACCTAAAAAACATTCAACTCACCCTAGTGATTGGCCGATATGCCCAGGCCTATCATTTCGGTAAGCAGTGTGGCGGGGTGACTGAGTGTGTGCGAGACTGGCGGCGCCATGGTAGCCAGGTCATGCCGCTACCGCATCCCAGCCCTCGCAATAATCTCTGGCTCAGGCGTAATCCCTGGTTCGAAACCGAATTATTGCCCGTGCTCAAAGCAAGAGTGACGAGCGCCATTTCATTAGGCGTTAAATAA